One genomic region from Athalia rosae chromosome 3, iyAthRosa1.1, whole genome shotgun sequence encodes:
- the LOC105686853 gene encoding Golgi to ER traffic protein 4 homolog, whose translation MASRGSLGVLRVLAKLEASIDAGNYYEAHQIYRTLHFRYLGQRKFSELLELLYNGSTLLLQHDQQASGADLGILLVDALVKSESQPSQLYFEKLTNLFSWMSKTAPERETFLIEALRWSVKGTDYKTGHPDFHQRIAQIFWKEKNYVMARQHFLYSTDGSGCAAMLVELHEERGYSSEVDLFIVQAVLQYLCLRNKTTAEEAFNTYTLKHPKINSGPPYFLPLLNFLFFLLKAIETGKLTAFTILCEQYQMSLNRDPLYRQYLEKIGQVFFNVSPPRPRSQGFVGTLLQSLFNGVEEEDSDEEQRNAPTSSHMSQELD comes from the exons ATGGCCTCCCGAGGCAGTCTCGGTGTTCTAAGAGTTTTGGCGAAATTAGAAGCGTCTATCGACGCAGGAAATTATTATGAGGCACATCAAATATACAGAACTTTACATTTCAG ATACCTCGGACaaagaaaattctctgaaTTACTGGAGTTGCTTTACAATGGATCGACGCTGCTTCTTCAACACGACCAG CAAGCCAGCGGAGCAGACCTGGGTATATTGCTGGTCGACGCACTCGTCAAATCAGAATCACAGCCTTCGCAACTATATTTTGAAAAGCTGACCAATTTATTCAGCTGGATGAGCAAAACAGCTCCTGAAAGAGAAACATTTCTAATAGAAGCACTGAGGTGGAGTGTGAAAGGAACGGATTATAAAACTGGACACCCAGATTTTCATCAGAGAATAGCTCAGATTTTCTGGAAAG AGAAAAACTACGTAATGGCAAGACAACACTTCCTGTACAGTACCGATGGATCTGGCTGTGCTGCAATGCTGGTAGAGCTTCACGAAGAGCGTGGATATTCTAGTGAAGTAGACCTTTTCATCGTCCAAGCTGTTTTGCA GTACTTGTGCTTACGGAATAAAACTACGGCAGAGGAAGCATTCAACACTTATACACTGAAACATCCAAAAATCAACAGTGGTCCTCCATATTTCCTGCCCTTGTTGaacttcctcttcttcttattgAAAGCTATTGAAAC TGGGAAGCTGACCGCTTTCACAATCCTTTGCGAACAGTATCAGATGAGCCTGAATAGAGATCCGCTGTATAGACAATACTTGGAGAAAATAGGTCAAGTGTTTTTCAATGTATCACCGCCACGGCCACGCAGTCAAGGATTTGTTGGCACGCTGTTACAATCACTTTTCAATGGTGTGGAAGAAGAGGATTCAGATGAAGAGCAGAGAAATGCACCAACATCGTCCCACATGTCACAAGAATTGGACTAA
- the LOC105686852 gene encoding serine hydroxymethyltransferase isoform X2, which translates to MTSIINQNLWDSDYELFDLIKKEKKRQETGLEMIASENFTSLSVLQCLSSCLHNKYSEGLPGQRYYGGNEYIDQIELLAQKRALEAFNLNPEEWGCNVQPYSGSPANFAVYTGLIEPHGRIMGLDLPDGGHLTHGFFTGNKKISATSIFFESMPYKVNPETGLIDYDKLADTANLFKPKIIIAGISCYSRCLDYKRFREIADEHNAYLFSDMAHVSGLVAAGVIPSPFEYSDVVSTTTHKTLRGPRAGVIFFRKGVRSVTKSGEKILYDIENKINQAVFPGLQGGPHNHAIAAIATTMKQVKSPEYIGYQKQVVANAQRLSAGLQKLGYKISTGGTDVHLILVDLRTTGISGAKAERMLEDISIACNKNTVPGDKSALNPSGIRLGTPALTTRGLKEADIDRVVHFIHSGIELAKEVTAISGPKLVEYKRILETHETIKPKVAALRNKVEEFASQFPLPGLKEY; encoded by the exons ATGACAAGCATCATTAATCAAAATCTGTGGGACTCGGACTACGAACTGTTcgaccttataaaaaaagaaaaaaaacggcagGAAACTGGGTTGGAAATGATAGCCAGTGAAAACTTCACTTCCCTTAGTGTACTCCAGTGTCTTAGTTCTTGCTTGCACAACAAGTACAGTGAAGGCCTACCAGGACAGAG ATACTATGGAGGAAATGAGTACATTGATCAAATTGAACTGCTTGCTCAAAAACGTGCCTTGGAAGCCTTCAATCTCAATCCTGAGGAATGGGGATGCAATGTACAACCATATTCTGGCAGTCCAGCTAACTTTGCTGTTTACACCGGTCTGATCGAACCTCACGGACGTATAATGGGTCTGGATTTACCAGATGGAGGACATCTGACTCATG GATTTTTCaccggaaacaaaaaaatatccgcaacatctattttctttgaatcaATGCCTTACAAGGTAAATCCTGAGACCGGGCTGATTGACTATGACAAACTCGCTGACACTGCTAATCTGTTCAAACCCAAAATCATCATAGCAGGCATATCGTGCTACAGTAGGTGTTTGGACTACAAAAGATTTAGGGAAATTGCTGACGAACATAATGCCTATTTGTTTAGCGATATGGCACATGTTTCTGGACTTGTTGCCGCTGGCGTTATTCCCAGCCCATTCGAATATAGCGACGTTGTCTCTACGACAACTCACAAAACTCTCAG AGGACCACGTGCTGgtgtaattttctttcgcaaGGGAGTGAGAAGTGTGACAAAGAGCGGAGAAAAGATTCTTTATGAtattgagaataaaataaatcaagctGTTTTTCCTGGGCTACAAGGTGGACCGCATAATCATGCGATCGCTGCTATTGCGACAACGATGAAGCAAGTTAAATCCCCTGAGTATATTGGATATCAAAAGCAAGTGGTAGCTAATGCACAGAGATTGTCTGCTGGTCTTCAAAAACTTGGGTACAAAATCAGCACAGGGGGCACAGACGTACATTTAATTTTAGTTGATTTGAGAACTACCGGAATTAGTGGAGCAAAAGCAGAGAGAATGTTAGAAGATATCTCCATAGCTTGTAACAAGAACACAGTTCCCGGAGACAAAAGTGCTCTTAACCCTAGTGGCATCAGGCTTGGAACTCCAGCTTTAACCACACGGGGTCTCAAGGAAGCCGATATCGACCGAGTTGTTCATTTCATTCACTCTG GCATTGAATTGGCCAAAGAAGTTACAGCCATTTCTGGACCTAAGCTTGTCGAATATAAGCGAATATTGGAGACGCATGAGACAATAAAACCCAAAGTGGCAGCTCTGCGTAATAAAGTTGAAGAATTTGCTTCGCAATTTCCTCTCCCAGGTCTGAAAGAGTATTGA
- the LOC105686852 gene encoding serine hydroxymethyltransferase isoform X1, with the protein MMARNWSTFNRTARQSFKHPSHRSDGNYATRSCLREGLRRFADVTFVSRAYGHHSANNCSASKIPTNMTSIINQNLWDSDYELFDLIKKEKKRQETGLEMIASENFTSLSVLQCLSSCLHNKYSEGLPGQRYYGGNEYIDQIELLAQKRALEAFNLNPEEWGCNVQPYSGSPANFAVYTGLIEPHGRIMGLDLPDGGHLTHGFFTGNKKISATSIFFESMPYKVNPETGLIDYDKLADTANLFKPKIIIAGISCYSRCLDYKRFREIADEHNAYLFSDMAHVSGLVAAGVIPSPFEYSDVVSTTTHKTLRGPRAGVIFFRKGVRSVTKSGEKILYDIENKINQAVFPGLQGGPHNHAIAAIATTMKQVKSPEYIGYQKQVVANAQRLSAGLQKLGYKISTGGTDVHLILVDLRTTGISGAKAERMLEDISIACNKNTVPGDKSALNPSGIRLGTPALTTRGLKEADIDRVVHFIHSGIELAKEVTAISGPKLVEYKRILETHETIKPKVAALRNKVEEFASQFPLPGLKEY; encoded by the exons ATGATGGCCAGAAATTGGAGTACATTTAATCGGACGGCAAGACAATCGTTTAAACACCCCTCGCATCGATCAGACGGGAACTACGCAACAAGGTCCTGCCTAAGGGAAGGTCTGCGACGATTTGCCGATGTCACTTTCGTCTCCCGTGCTTATGGCCATCATAGCGCCAACAACTGCTCTGCTTCGAAAATACCG ACGAATATGACAAGCATCATTAATCAAAATCTGTGGGACTCGGACTACGAACTGTTcgaccttataaaaaaagaaaaaaaacggcagGAAACTGGGTTGGAAATGATAGCCAGTGAAAACTTCACTTCCCTTAGTGTACTCCAGTGTCTTAGTTCTTGCTTGCACAACAAGTACAGTGAAGGCCTACCAGGACAGAG ATACTATGGAGGAAATGAGTACATTGATCAAATTGAACTGCTTGCTCAAAAACGTGCCTTGGAAGCCTTCAATCTCAATCCTGAGGAATGGGGATGCAATGTACAACCATATTCTGGCAGTCCAGCTAACTTTGCTGTTTACACCGGTCTGATCGAACCTCACGGACGTATAATGGGTCTGGATTTACCAGATGGAGGACATCTGACTCATG GATTTTTCaccggaaacaaaaaaatatccgcaacatctattttctttgaatcaATGCCTTACAAGGTAAATCCTGAGACCGGGCTGATTGACTATGACAAACTCGCTGACACTGCTAATCTGTTCAAACCCAAAATCATCATAGCAGGCATATCGTGCTACAGTAGGTGTTTGGACTACAAAAGATTTAGGGAAATTGCTGACGAACATAATGCCTATTTGTTTAGCGATATGGCACATGTTTCTGGACTTGTTGCCGCTGGCGTTATTCCCAGCCCATTCGAATATAGCGACGTTGTCTCTACGACAACTCACAAAACTCTCAG AGGACCACGTGCTGgtgtaattttctttcgcaaGGGAGTGAGAAGTGTGACAAAGAGCGGAGAAAAGATTCTTTATGAtattgagaataaaataaatcaagctGTTTTTCCTGGGCTACAAGGTGGACCGCATAATCATGCGATCGCTGCTATTGCGACAACGATGAAGCAAGTTAAATCCCCTGAGTATATTGGATATCAAAAGCAAGTGGTAGCTAATGCACAGAGATTGTCTGCTGGTCTTCAAAAACTTGGGTACAAAATCAGCACAGGGGGCACAGACGTACATTTAATTTTAGTTGATTTGAGAACTACCGGAATTAGTGGAGCAAAAGCAGAGAGAATGTTAGAAGATATCTCCATAGCTTGTAACAAGAACACAGTTCCCGGAGACAAAAGTGCTCTTAACCCTAGTGGCATCAGGCTTGGAACTCCAGCTTTAACCACACGGGGTCTCAAGGAAGCCGATATCGACCGAGTTGTTCATTTCATTCACTCTG GCATTGAATTGGCCAAAGAAGTTACAGCCATTTCTGGACCTAAGCTTGTCGAATATAAGCGAATATTGGAGACGCATGAGACAATAAAACCCAAAGTGGCAGCTCTGCGTAATAAAGTTGAAGAATTTGCTTCGCAATTTCCTCTCCCAGGTCTGAAAGAGTATTGA